In Malania oleifera isolate guangnan ecotype guangnan chromosome 8, ASM2987363v1, whole genome shotgun sequence, a single window of DNA contains:
- the LOC131162328 gene encoding uncharacterized protein LOC131162328: MSTGLRKSPSNGCGKTSTSEEHVEKINEVRRLIGPLSEKLSSYCSDASISRYLRARNWNVKKATKMLKETLKWRLEYKPDEIHWEEVAHEAETGKIYRSNYVDKHGRTVLIMRPSCQNSKSTKGQIRYLVYCMENAILNLPPEQEQMIWLIDFHGFSLSNISVKVTRETAHVLQDHYPERLGLAILYNPPKFFEPFWTVVKPFLEPKTCNKVKFVYSNDLNTKRILEGLFDMEQLESAFGGNDSIGFDIKKYADRMREDDKRMPSFWRRENPPAAMEVAPATAVPTSLNPINLELDSDDSDGEKAETSHKADSEVSQDDSVPVINESRNGIRNLHWDKGTTGS; this comes from the exons ATGAGTACGGGGTTAAGGAAATCCCCTTCAAATGGATGTGGGAAAACTTCAACGTCCGAAGAGCATGTGGAAAAG ATTAATGAGGTGAGAAGGTTGATAGGACCATTGTCAGAGAAGTTGTCTAGTTACTGCTCTGATGCATCAATATCAAGGTATTTAAGAGCACGAAACTGGAATGTCAAGAAGGCAACCAAAATGCTGAAAGAAACCTTGAAATGGAGACTGGAATACAAGCCAGATGAGATTCATTGG GAAGAAGTTGCCCATGAAGCAGAGACGGGGAAAATCTACAGATCAAATTATGTTGACAAGCATGGGAGAACAGTTCTTATCATGAGACCTAGCTGCCAG AACTCAAAGTCAACCAAAGGGCAAATTAGGTATTTGGTGTATTGCATGGAGAATGCTATTTTAAATCTTCCACCTGAGCAAGAACAGATGATCTGGCTGATTGATTTCCACGGTTTCAGTTTATCAAATATTTCAGTGAAGGTGACACGAGAAACAGCCCATGTTTTACAAGATCATTATCCAGAGCGGCTAGGTTTAGCAATATTATACAACCCACCCAAGTTCTTTGAGCCATTTTGGACG GTAGTAAAGCCTTTTCTAGAGCCCAAGACCTGCAACAAAGTGAAGTTTGTTTATTCCAATGACCTCAACACAAAGAGGATACTGGAGGGCCTATTTGATATGGAACAGCTCGAGTCTGCGTTTGGTGGGAATGATAGTATAGGTTTTGACATTAAGAAATATGCTGACAGAATGAGAGAAGATGACAAGAGGATGCCTTCCTTTTGGAGGAGAGAAAATCCTCCAGCTGCCATGGAAGTAGCCCCGGCGACTGCTGTCCCCACCTCCTTGAATCCCATTAATTTAGAGTTGGATTCTGATGATTCTGATGGAGAGAAAGCTGAGACATCTCACAAGGCGGATTCAGAAGTCTCCCAGGATGACAGTGTACCTGTGATCAATGAAAGCCGGAATGGCATCAGAAATTTACACTGGGACAAAGGAACCACAGGCTCGTAG